TTATGCTTGTTTTTGAAATAGCGGTAGACAGACGCTTCCGTAGAATCAATTCGGTCTGCCAATTTTTTGAAGGTAAACTCTTCAAAACCTAGCTCATCCAACATCGCCAAGCCTTCACTCACAATTTTTCGCCCAAGGTCAGATGACTGAGGGTCTTTCTTGAAATACTTATCTGCAAGGACTATTGTTATACTAGACATTATAATAGTATTACTATCAAGCACAAAAGTAAATATATTCTTCTTAGCTACCTTCCGTATTTATACTGATAATTACCCTACGAGCCCTTCGCTTACTTATTCTCTTTTGCCCTCGGCCAGAGTAGATTATTTGAGATAATCCGTAATCTTAGTATAATTATATTCTATTCACATTAAATTTATATTTCATCAACTCAGCTCATATGAAAAGACTTACATATACATTATTCTGTTCCCTACTTCTATTCACCTCATGTCGCTCTTACGAAGAAGGGCTTAAAGACGGTATCGAGCAAGGCAAAACTGAAGGTCTGGCATTGGGTAGAGAAGAGGGCTTTGAAAGTGGCTTTGAGGCAGGTCAACTTCAAGGTGCAGAAGAGGGTCATGAAGAAGGACATGCTGTAGGGCATAAAAAAGGGTATGAAGCTGGATTTACGCAAGGCAAAAAGACCGGCTATCAAGCTGGATATGAAGCAGGAAAGAAAAGAGGTTATGAAGAATGTAGAATGGGCTGGTAGCTCATTACATATTCTTTGACCAAGCATCAAATAAAGCCTCTTGCTCCGCAGTAAGCGTACTCATTTTAGAAAAACTGAAATCCGTGGCATCGTATTCAATACCAATCTTATTGTAATATTCCTGAACTGGAAGCGTTTCAGTCCCCTTGATATAATCATTAATGAAAGTCTCTATCTCTGGATAAGTCATGTCTACGACAGTATCAAAAAAACCTTCCTCAGAAAAAGCTTTATTGGGTCCAAATGTATCTACCAATTCGAGAACTACTTCTCTCATTCCCTTAGTTCCTCCTGACAATTCCAACAAACGGATATCCAGCAAACTGACTACAAAAGCACCTCTATTATAGATATTTCCAAACTGACCACCACCATATGTGGTGTAAGCCTCTGCCCCAATTTGTTGCAAACTGAAATTCGGATCGAATCTATCATTTACTGATAGTTTGGTCTGCATCTGACCAAGTAAAGCATTTAGAAGCATCGAGCCATTTCGATATTGCATAAAATCAGATGCCCATTCAGTCACCCCTTCATACAACCATAAGTGCTGAGAAGGTGTGGGAACCGCGAAATTGAAATCTGCAATGATTTCACTGTGGATATTCAATGGCGTCACTACATGAAAGAACTCATGAGCAGAAATACTTTTGATTCCACTGGCATAGTTGGAACTATATGGGGCATCTTGTAACACATAAACGGAACTCTTAGAATGCTCTAAAGCACCAGCATGAACATCGCCAAAATGATAGAGAAAATCATAGCGGTCTGTTGGCAATACTTCCAAAAAAGCTTCCGCATCAAGTAATATTTGATTTACATCCGCTAAGATCTCGGTAGCTTTCATATGACCTCCCTCTGAATAGACATACACATTGATATCTGCTCCACCAACTGTTGTAGAGGCATTGGTCATCTCACCTACCAATAACGGAGAATCCGCCAAGTGATCAAAATCCGTAGCCTGATAGACATTGCTACTCGATTCTGGCAGTGCAGTACCAACCGTCCAATGGTCAGGATACGAAAGCGACACAAAATAATCTCGGTCTTTCAGACCCACTGGGTAACCAATGACCATTGGCGTATTTAGAAGTACATGATCATTTTCAATCGAAGTACCTGCCATAGCATAAATAGGGTATTCTGAAACTTGAGTATCAAATGTTTCCTTTACCTCATAAGTGATTTTGTGCGCAGAAGCGGGATCAGCAATTTCCCATTGGTTCGTGGCCAATGGGCCACTGGCAATCTCACTACCCTCTTCATCAAAAACCTGAAGGTTATCAACGAAACGCCCTACGTTAGAAATGTCGTAAGTTCCAGGTACGGTGGCTGCAAACTGGATGATATTATTATCATCCGATAAACCATCCACATACATTTCTACTTTAAAGGTATCATCAGACCGATCATTCAAATTGATATGAATATAAAAAGCATCGGACAAATCCGCATCGGTTGGTAAAACGAAACCAGGGTCAACACCATCGTCGCAAGAGGAAATAAACCAAAAAGAAAGCAGTGCTAAAATTCGAAGCTTTGTTGTCATATCAAAAGTCAGTTAATGTCTATGTAAATAAACGATATTCTAGACGAATACCCTTATCATTTTAGGCCTCCTTATAAAAGCCGCCCTTATTCTCGGTTCTTGCTTGGGACTGTTTTACGATAAGATAAGCAATGGTAATCAAGTTACGCAATTCTGAAAGCTGAGGCGAAATCTTGGTCCTTTTGTAAAGATCTTCTGTCTCTTCATAAAGTACCTTCAGACGGTTAGACGCTCGATTGAGTCTTTCATTGGATCGCACGATACCCACGTAGTTGCTCATGATGGCCTGCACCTCTTTCTTGTTGTGTGTAATCAGAATCAACTCTTTAGGATTGGTTGTCCCTTCTTCACTCCAGTCAGGAACTTCGGCAAGTTCTAAGACTTTTTCTATTTCTTCACTCGATTTTTCATAACAGCGATGGGCAAAAATCAATGCTTCTAACAGACTGTTAGAAGCCAGTCTATTTGCTCCATGCAAACCTGTACATGCACATTCTCCACAAGCATACAAACTAGCAATTTGGGTTTGTCCAAATTCGTTGGTGGCCACGCCTCCACACAAATAGTGTGCTGCAGGCACCACAGGAATCATACGCTGCTTCCAATCAATACCTAATTCCTTACACTTCTGAATAATGTTAGGGAAATGGTTTTCAAAACCATCAGGGTCTAAATGGCGGCAATCCAAATAGACATGTTCATCTCCACTTTTCTTTAATTCACTATCTATTGCACGAGAGACAATATCACGAGAAGCCAACTCTTTTCGCTCGTCGTACTTTGCCATAAAAAGTTCGCCTTTTCTATTGCGCAAAATCGCTCCAAACCCACGCACAGCTTCAGAAATCAAAAAGGTCTGCCCCGGTCTTGTATCGTACAATGCGGTAGGGTGAAATTGAACGAACTCCATATGCTTGATCAAAGCTTTGGCTCGATAAGCCATCGCCACTCCGTCCCCAGTAGCTACTTTAGGGTTTGTGGTGTTTTGATAGACCTGGCCTATCCCCCCACTAGCTAACAGTACAATCTTGGAAAGGTAAGTTTCAATTTTCCCTGTTTCCTCATCCAGAACATAAGCACCATAGCACTTGTTGTCCTCACGTCCCTTCCACTCCTGAATATGGTGATTCGTAATTAGGTCAACTGCAAAGTGATGACTAAGTAGACTTATATTGCTACATTGGTTGACTTGCTCCAACAGCGTTTCCTCCAATTCGAACCCGGTAATATCTTTATGATGAAGGATTCTATTTTGTGAATGTCCACCCTCACGACCCAAATCAAAATCACCTAGGTTGTTTTTATCAAATTCTGCACCCCAGCTCAACAATTCTTTCAACCGATCTGGTGCTTCCTTCACCACCATTTCTACTATGTCGCGATCGCATAATCCATCACCAGCGATGAGTGTATCTTCGATGTGCTGGTCGTATGAATCTGTAACGGTATCAATAACCACAGCCATTCCACCCTGAGCATATTTAGTGTTCGACTCGTTGGCTGCCGCCTTAGTGACAATGGCTACTGTTTTGTCCGGAAATCGCCTAGCTACTTTTAAAGCGTAAGTCAATCCAGCCAGGCCGGAGCCGATAATAAGAAAATCGTGTTTGACCATTAATTACTTTGACAATTCAAACATACGCTCTAAAGGTACAAGCGCCTTTTTTCTTATTTCTTCGGGTACGTCAATTTCTGGAGTTTCATTTTTGAGGCAGAGATACAACTTCTCTAAAGTGTTCATTTTCATAAAATGACACTCACTACAAGCACAGGTGTTGTCTTCTTTCGCTGGCGCCGGAATCAATCGTTTGTTTGGCACTCTTTTTTGCATCTCATGCAAGATACCGGCCTCGGTAGCCACAATAAATTCTTCTGCTTCATCCGTCTGCACGAAATTGAGGAGTTTCTCTGTAGAACCCACAAAAGAAGCCACCCTTAATACCTGCTGTTGAGATTCTGGATGTGCGATAAATTTTGCTTGAGGATTCTCTTTATGAAGATCCAAAATCTTATCCATGGCAAACGCCTCATGTACCATACAAGCACCATCCCAAAGTACCATGTCGCGGCCAGTTTGATGAATCAAATATTCGCCCAGATTTCTATCCGGAGCACAGATGATTTTCTGATCTTTAGGAAGGGAATTGATAATATCCACTGCATTTGATGAAGTACAGATAATATCACTCATCGCCTTGATCTCAGCAGTACAATTAATATAAGTAACCACGATATGGTCAGGGTGAGCCTCCACAAATTCTTTGAATGGCCCAGCAGGAGCCGACTCCGCCAAAGAGCATCCAGCATTTACATCCGGAAGAATTACCTTTTTAGTAGGGTTGATGATTTTGGCTGTTTCAGCCATAAAATGTACGCCCGCGAATACGATAATGTCCGCATCGGTTTCAGCCGCCTTCCTTGACAAGCCCAAGCTGTCTCCTACAAAATCTGCAATGTCTTGAATGTCAGCCTCCTGATAATAATGCGCGAGTAGTACGGCATTCTTTTCTTTCTTTAACCTGACTATTTCTTCCAGATACTCTGCTCTGGTCTTTGGTACTAATTCCAATTGCTCCATGGCTCGAAATGCTTTCTTTTCTCCTCTGAAATGGCGTGAAAGCTTGTTTTTTACTTGATACGGCAAATTTAATGTAAATCATGGGGTTCAGCGAAAGCGACCCTAAAAATAAACTTTGCAGTCACAACGATTTTTTGACATGGTTGGCTAATTTTTTTCAATATCTTTAGAAGTTAAATATTCATACCAGCGACTCAACCATAGAAAACTAAAACGTAAACAATGTCTGCGCTAAACTCTGTCAAAACTCCCGACCTGGCTAAAATTACTTACCTACTGATCAGCACCGTGGCGGTGGTTATGATTCTGTCTTATTCTGAACAGTATGTCATTCCATTTATAGTAGCTATGCTGGTCTGGTTCATCATTCATGAAGCACGAGAATATTTAGTAAGAATCCCGATTATAAGAGATAAAGTACCCGTCTGGGCACAGAGTATGTTTTCGTTCTTGTTTATGAATGTGATACTTTTTGTTGTAGGCAAATTGCTCTATGCCAGTATGTCTCACCTTTCCGAAAACCTGGAAGAATATCAGGCCAATCTGCTGTTGGCTTTAGAAGAATTGGATGGACTGGCCGGCATCAATGTTTCTTCACAGCTCATAGACTACGTATCAAATGCGGATTTGACGCAGTACATCAGCATGATGATTGATACAGCCACTACACTTTTTGGTGACGCATTTTTGATATTGATTTATATCATTTTTTTATTGATCGAAGAAACCGTATTCGATAAAAAGATGGAAGCATTCTATCCAAACGACGAAACGCGTAAAAAGAAATTTAGCCTGCTCAATAAAATGGACAGAAACATCGGTCAATATCTGCTATTGAAAACTTTCGTGAGTTTCATCACTGGTTTACTAAGTTATGTGGTGCTTATTCTATTTGACATTGATTCCCCTTTCTTTTGGGCGATGTTGATTTTTGTATTGAACTATATTCCAACGGTGGGATCGTTGATAGCCACTCTATTTCCAGCCTTCTTTGCCATCTTACAGTTTGGTGAATTAGCTCCTTTCGTATACATACTAGTATCTGTAGGAGTCATTCAGGTAATCGTTGGTAATATCATCGAACCCAAAATGATGGGAAATTCGCTGAATATGAGTTCGTTGGTGGTCGTTCTTTCTCTGACAATTTGGGGTGCTATTTGGGGGATCATGGGAATGATTCTGAGTGTGCCCATCACTGTTATGATGATCATTGTTTGCGAAGAAATACCGAGTCTCAGATTTGTTGCGGTGGCGTTATCAGAAAGTGGGAACTTAAGCACAGATCCCATAGTTACTGATATTGCCGAAGACTCAACCGAAGATTAAATTTGATTGATCGAATAAAAACCTGTGTTGAACTAAGAAATTTTAGCAATACGATACAACCATTAATTTCGAGCTATGGAAAAAAGAATTTTGGGAATTGTGCTAATATTAGCTCATTGGCTAGTGATTGATCAACAAGTGTTGGCTCAAGGCTGTAGCGATGCAGGGTTTTGTACCATGGGAGCCATGAAACCAGATCAGGCTTACAACAAAAAAGTCAAATTAAAATTGAGAACTATTGAGGTCAGCTACTACTATGGCGAAACCACCACTTCTCCAATAATCCAAGTGGCCAATTTAGATGCTTCCTTTTCTATTACGCAAAATTTAGGCTTTCAAATCAAAGTTCCCTACCAGTGGGTAAATGGTAATTTTGATAATACTGCAGGCATGGGTGACATCTCATTGAGCGCCACACAACGGCTCAAAAGCACCGAAAAGTATGATTTGAATGCTACACTTGGGATGAAAATCCCAAGCAACGATGCCAACATTAAAGATAGCGGATCAAAAAACCCCGAAGCTGAAGGCTTATCGCTTCCCATGTATTATCAAACAAGTTTAGGCAGCTATGACCTGGTCGCAGGTGCTTCTTTGATTAATTCAAAGTGGCTGATTGCCACAGGTATACAAATGGCGCTCACGGCTAACAATAACGAGTTCTGGAGAGGGGAATGGCAGTCTCCAGTATATCCCGACTTTGACTACGTACTGACCTATGACAACGCCACACATTTAAAAAGAGGAACCGACGTAATGCTCCGGGTAGAAAGGAATTTCAGGTTTTCAAATTACAGCTTCAATGTAGGATTACTTCCTATTTACAGAATCACCAAAGATCAAATAGCCGACAGGGACACAGGAGAATACATGAAGTTGGAAGGTACCACAGGCCTTGCACTTACCTTATTAACCAGTTTCACCTATAATTTTGATGTGACCAACAGCCTTAAGGTTTCTTATGGACATAAAATTACCGATAGGGAAGTAAATCCTGATGGATTGACAAGAAAACAAGTATTTATAGTAGCCTATGGATTTAGATTTTAGGAACATGAGAAAAAAAATATCCAGCTTACTCCTCATTACTTTCTTGTCTATTGCTCATGCTAATGCTCAGCAATTAGAATACAACGAACAATATCAAAAAGCTGAAGCACTTTTTGAAGCAGGGGATTATAATGAAGCACTTGATCAGTATGAAGTGGTTTTTGAAGGGCTTTCCGGCATGTCGGCCAACCAATGTCAACTGAGAATTGCTGAAGTCAATACCCGTCTGGGCAATGCAAAAAAAGGTTTAAGTATGTGTAATACGATTGAACCAAAATTATCCAGCAATACGCTTCTACTTGCGGAAAACTACAGTATCAAGGGCGGAGCCTATCTTCATTTAGGTCAAAATGGAGAGGCCATCAACTATTTGCTCAAAGCACAAAATCTGTTTGAAACGGCGGGAGTGGAAGCTTCCAAAGAAAAAGCCAATTGTTACAACGATCTCGGTATTGCCTATTGGAATAATGGCAACACAGACTTGTCTTTACAATACCTTCAAAATGCACTTAATCTGCGCGAGGCACTTTATGGCCAAAACCATCCTGCAGTCGCTGACACATATAATAACATCGGTCTGGTAAACACGGATGTCAATGGTTTCGCGGCAGTCATATATTTCAACAATGCACTAAAAATCTACCAGACGCTGTATGACGAAAACCACCCTAAAGTAGCATTAACGCTCAACAACTTAGCTCTACAATATGATGCGCAGGAGGACTATATCAAAGCCTTAGAGTATCTCAATCGAGTAGCTGCGATCTGGGATCATTTGCATCCCGGTGACCATCCGAGCAAAGCTTTCGTAGCATTCAGCATAAGCAATGTTTATTACCACCAGCAAAATTTTGAAGAGGCCATTAAACATCAGGATCAGGCATTGAGCATGTACAAAAGGCTGTACGGAGAGAAACATCCCGAGATTGCCAATATCTACAACCTGAAAGGTGACATCTATCAAAAACAAGGAAAGTACAAAATGGCAATTGAAACCATTCAAAAAGGCATCTATGCCAACCTTTCGGATCAAGAGCTTACGGACATTTATCAAAACCCTAAGCTTGAGAACTATTACAATGCTGATATTTTACTTAGTTCTTTACAGCAAAAGGCCGATGCCTTTGAAACCTTTCATTTTGATAAAACAATGAAATTTCGAGATCTCACTGCGGCGCTAAATACGCTGGAAAAGGCTGATGAGCTAATCAGTCACATCCGCCAGATCAGGTTGAGTGAAAAAGACAAAATAGCGTTGAGTGAGAAAGCATCTGAAATTTATGAAGCTGGTGTTTCTCTATCCTTTCAAATGAGCAAGGTTGTACTGAAACCAAAGGTATACCTTGAAAAAGCTTTCTATTTTGCCGAGAAAAGCAAGTCAGCCGTATTGCTTTCAGCGATTCAAGATACCAATGCCAAAGAGTTCTCGGGTATCCCATCCGACCTCATCTCAAAGGAGAGTGAACTAAAGTCCGACATCGTTTTGCAAGAGCAAAAATTGGCAACAAATCAGGAGCCTGAAAATGAAGCTGGTCTAAAGCAGGAGTTGCTTTCGCTCAATAATGAGTACAACGAATTTGTGCGCCAACTCGAATCCG
The sequence above is drawn from the Reichenbachiella sp. genome and encodes:
- a CDS encoding Yae1 family protein — translated: MKRLTYTLFCSLLLFTSCRSYEEGLKDGIEQGKTEGLALGREEGFESGFEAGQLQGAEEGHEEGHAVGHKKGYEAGFTQGKKTGYQAGYEAGKKRGYEECRMGW
- a CDS encoding peptidase, with amino-acid sequence MTTKLRILALLSFWFISSCDDGVDPGFVLPTDADLSDAFYIHINLNDRSDDTFKVEMYVDGLSDDNNIIQFAATVPGTYDISNVGRFVDNLQVFDEEGSEIASGPLATNQWEIADPASAHKITYEVKETFDTQVSEYPIYAMAGTSIENDHVLLNTPMVIGYPVGLKDRDYFVSLSYPDHWTVGTALPESSSNVYQATDFDHLADSPLLVGEMTNASTTVGGADINVYVYSEGGHMKATEILADVNQILLDAEAFLEVLPTDRYDFLYHFGDVHAGALEHSKSSVYVLQDAPYSSNYASGIKSISAHEFFHVVTPLNIHSEIIADFNFAVPTPSQHLWLYEGVTEWASDFMQYRNGSMLLNALLGQMQTKLSVNDRFDPNFSLQQIGAEAYTTYGGGQFGNIYNRGAFVVSLLDIRLLELSGGTKGMREVVLELVDTFGPNKAFSEEGFFDTVVDMTYPEIETFINDYIKGTETLPVQEYYNKIGIEYDATDFSFSKMSTLTAEQEALFDAWSKNM
- the nadB gene encoding L-aspartate oxidase, coding for MVKHDFLIIGSGLAGLTYALKVARRFPDKTVAIVTKAAANESNTKYAQGGMAVVIDTVTDSYDQHIEDTLIAGDGLCDRDIVEMVVKEAPDRLKELLSWGAEFDKNNLGDFDLGREGGHSQNRILHHKDITGFELEETLLEQVNQCSNISLLSHHFAVDLITNHHIQEWKGREDNKCYGAYVLDEETGKIETYLSKIVLLASGGIGQVYQNTTNPKVATGDGVAMAYRAKALIKHMEFVQFHPTALYDTRPGQTFLISEAVRGFGAILRNRKGELFMAKYDERKELASRDIVSRAIDSELKKSGDEHVYLDCRHLDPDGFENHFPNIIQKCKELGIDWKQRMIPVVPAAHYLCGGVATNEFGQTQIASLYACGECACTGLHGANRLASNSLLEALIFAHRCYEKSSEEIEKVLELAEVPDWSEEGTTNPKELILITHNKKEVQAIMSNYVGIVRSNERLNRASNRLKVLYEETEDLYKRTKISPQLSELRNLITIAYLIVKQSQARTENKGGFYKEA
- the nadA gene encoding quinolinate synthase NadA; amino-acid sequence: MEQLELVPKTRAEYLEEIVRLKKEKNAVLLAHYYQEADIQDIADFVGDSLGLSRKAAETDADIIVFAGVHFMAETAKIINPTKKVILPDVNAGCSLAESAPAGPFKEFVEAHPDHIVVTYINCTAEIKAMSDIICTSSNAVDIINSLPKDQKIICAPDRNLGEYLIHQTGRDMVLWDGACMVHEAFAMDKILDLHKENPQAKFIAHPESQQQVLRVASFVGSTEKLLNFVQTDEAEEFIVATEAGILHEMQKRVPNKRLIPAPAKEDNTCACSECHFMKMNTLEKLYLCLKNETPEIDVPEEIRKKALVPLERMFELSK
- a CDS encoding AI-2E family transporter — encoded protein: MSALNSVKTPDLAKITYLLISTVAVVMILSYSEQYVIPFIVAMLVWFIIHEAREYLVRIPIIRDKVPVWAQSMFSFLFMNVILFVVGKLLYASMSHLSENLEEYQANLLLALEELDGLAGINVSSQLIDYVSNADLTQYISMMIDTATTLFGDAFLILIYIIFLLIEETVFDKKMEAFYPNDETRKKKFSLLNKMDRNIGQYLLLKTFVSFITGLLSYVVLILFDIDSPFFWAMLIFVLNYIPTVGSLIATLFPAFFAILQFGELAPFVYILVSVGVIQVIVGNIIEPKMMGNSLNMSSLVVVLSLTIWGAIWGIMGMILSVPITVMMIIVCEEIPSLRFVAVALSESGNLSTDPIVTDIAEDSTED
- a CDS encoding CHAT domain-containing tetratricopeptide repeat protein, whose product is MRKKISSLLLITFLSIAHANAQQLEYNEQYQKAEALFEAGDYNEALDQYEVVFEGLSGMSANQCQLRIAEVNTRLGNAKKGLSMCNTIEPKLSSNTLLLAENYSIKGGAYLHLGQNGEAINYLLKAQNLFETAGVEASKEKANCYNDLGIAYWNNGNTDLSLQYLQNALNLREALYGQNHPAVADTYNNIGLVNTDVNGFAAVIYFNNALKIYQTLYDENHPKVALTLNNLALQYDAQEDYIKALEYLNRVAAIWDHLHPGDHPSKAFVAFSISNVYYHQQNFEEAIKHQDQALSMYKRLYGEKHPEIANIYNLKGDIYQKQGKYKMAIETIQKGIYANLSDQELTDIYQNPKLENYYNADILLSSLQQKADAFETFHFDKTMKFRDLTAALNTLEKADELISHIRQIRLSEKDKIALSEKASEIYEAGVSLSFQMSKVVLKPKVYLEKAFYFAEKSKSAVLLSAIQDTNAKEFSGIPSDLISKESELKSDIVLQEQKLATNQEPENEAGLKQELLSLNNEYNEFVRQLESDYPNYYNLKFNVKHIELSELQVALGSNTALVTHFITDTRIFTFYVTRDKFEVFNEAKAEDFDKQILGLRNSMKYDVKKSFLSTAQRLYSELFPMKIKADINQLLIIPEGGLSTIPFEALVTDSKLDGDIDYGQMPFLIKKYNVSYDNSATLFAQRKKEIDAYQGETEDILLVAPVNFSNQKYQGLSGRLSNLPGSKAEIDEIKYLFKANSRKASLLVEADATKANIANDDIKQYKYIHFATHGMVNESEPNLSRIFLQDGSLYSGDIYNIDINADLVCLSACETGLGKISKGEGIIGLSRALLYAGAKNLIVSLWTVSDASTSQLMIEFYNNHLYSSTYNTFSGALRMAKLSLINDEKYNKPYYWAPFVLIGE